A window from Prochlorococcus marinus CUG1435 encodes these proteins:
- the tatC gene encoding twin-arginine translocase subunit TatC codes for MRGTGQSEKKSSDSMTFSDHLEELRQRILNSIYSILISIFFSFLIIKPLISFLEIPAGDIHLLQLAPGEFLFVAIKVAGYSGLIVSMPYIFYQIILFISPGLTKQEKSLILPAVFGSGLLFFLGLIFSWWILVPAAINFFISFGADIVEPTWSIERYFDFVLLLMSSTAIAFQLPVLQFILGSLGIITTEKMISNWKIVVISSAILSAVITPSTDPLTMSLLSISIVFLFFVGTGLTYLSENLKSKTLSSSH; via the coding sequence ATGAGAGGAACAGGTCAAAGTGAAAAAAAATCATCAGATTCGATGACTTTTAGTGATCATTTAGAGGAGCTTCGTCAAAGGATACTAAACTCAATTTACTCAATACTAATTTCAATATTCTTTAGTTTTCTCATCATAAAGCCATTAATATCTTTTTTAGAAATTCCAGCAGGTGATATTCATTTACTACAACTTGCTCCAGGAGAGTTTTTATTTGTCGCTATTAAAGTAGCAGGATACAGCGGATTAATAGTTTCTATGCCTTATATTTTTTATCAAATAATATTATTCATTTCTCCTGGTTTAACAAAACAAGAAAAAAGCCTTATCTTGCCTGCAGTTTTTGGTTCAGGTCTTCTATTTTTTTTAGGATTAATTTTTTCATGGTGGATATTAGTCCCTGCAGCAATAAATTTCTTCATTAGTTTCGGTGCTGATATTGTTGAACCAACTTGGTCCATAGAAAGATATTTTGATTTTGTTCTCCTATTAATGTCCAGCACTGCAATAGCTTTTCAATTGCCAGTATTACAATTTATTCTTGGTTCTCTTGGAATAATCACAACAGAAAAAATGATTTCGAATTGGAAGATAGTTGTAATTTCCTCCGCAATATTATCTGCAGTGATTACCCCTTCAACAGATCCATTAACGATGTCATTGCTATCTATATCGATTGTGTTTTTATTTTTTGTGGGTACTGGATTAACTTACTTATCAGAAAATCTTAAGTCAAAAACTCTTTCATCTTCTCATTAA
- the tsaD gene encoding tRNA (adenosine(37)-N6)-threonylcarbamoyltransferase complex transferase subunit TsaD, translating to MGKVLAIETSCDETSVSIVSNIGDTFKIHSNIIASQIEDHSKWGGVVPELAARKHLELLPFVLEKALKESKIRIEEIDYIASTVAPGLVGCLRVGSITARSLCMLHSKPFLGIHHLEGHLSSILFSENYPKKSFLTLLVSGGHTELIKVDDRRGMHRLGKSFDDAAGEAFDKVGRLLGLSYPGGPAIEKIAKNGDPFKFNLPKCRISDRKGGYLKYDFSFSGLKTAVLRLVEKIKLGGEIVPVPDVAASFERVVAEVLVERTIRCAEDHNLEDVVVVGGVAANNTLRKMMIRKANEKSIKVHLAPLNLCTDNAAMIGAAALFRIKFKDYSSSLKLGVTGRLSIEQANTLYEENPPF from the coding sequence ATGGGTAAAGTTTTAGCTATTGAAACAAGTTGTGATGAGACCTCTGTCTCAATTGTTTCTAATATTGGCGATACTTTCAAAATACATTCAAATATAATTGCATCTCAAATTGAAGATCATTCAAAATGGGGAGGAGTTGTTCCCGAATTAGCAGCTAGAAAGCATTTAGAATTATTACCTTTTGTTTTAGAAAAGGCTTTAAAAGAATCAAAAATCAGAATTGAGGAAATTGATTATATTGCATCAACTGTAGCTCCTGGATTGGTTGGGTGTCTAAGAGTTGGATCTATAACTGCGAGATCACTTTGTATGTTACATTCAAAGCCATTTTTGGGAATTCATCATTTAGAGGGACATTTATCTTCAATTTTATTTTCAGAAAACTATCCAAAGAAATCTTTTCTTACATTACTTGTTAGCGGCGGACATACTGAATTGATAAAAGTTGATGATAGAAGAGGTATGCATAGACTTGGAAAAAGTTTTGATGATGCAGCTGGAGAAGCCTTTGATAAAGTTGGAAGATTATTAGGTCTTAGTTATCCGGGAGGACCGGCAATTGAAAAGATCGCTAAAAATGGGGATCCCTTCAAATTTAATTTACCAAAATGTAGGATTTCTGATAGAAAAGGTGGGTATCTTAAATATGATTTCTCTTTTAGTGGTCTAAAAACTGCAGTTCTAAGATTAGTCGAAAAAATAAAATTAGGTGGTGAGATCGTCCCAGTTCCTGATGTTGCTGCAAGTTTTGAGAGAGTAGTGGCAGAGGTCTTGGTAGAGAGAACTATAAGATGTGCAGAAGATCATAACTTGGAAGATGTTGTTGTGGTTGGTGGAGTGGCTGCTAATAATACATTAAGAAAAATGATGATTAGGAAAGCAAATGAAAAATCTATTAAAGTTCATTTAGCTCCCCTTAATCTTTGTACAGATAATGCGGCGATGATTGGAGCAGCGGCGTTGTTCAGGATCAAATTTAAGGATTATTCAAGTTCCCTTAAATTAGGTGTCACAGGAAGACTATCAATTGAACAAGCAAATACCCTTTACGAAGAAAATCCTCCTTTCTAA
- the psaJ gene encoding photosystem I reaction center subunit IX, protein MFKILNTKFVRSAPVVAAIWLSLTAGIIIEFNRFFPDLLFHPMS, encoded by the coding sequence ATGTTCAAAATTCTAAACACAAAATTTGTTAGATCTGCTCCAGTAGTGGCAGCAATTTGGCTAAGCCTTACAGCTGGAATAATTATCGAATTTAATAGGTTTTTTCCTGATTTATTATTCCATCCAATGAGTTGA
- a CDS encoding cation:proton antiporter — MTPERLGLLWGITVFAGACARLFSSFTGFPSVVILLVSGLFIGRSGLGLVEPLDLGQGLETIVGLLVCLVLFEGGLNLKLPEGNIRNTVLKISLVRLFISLSAGIFIAHWLAGLSWQVAGIYSAIVLATGPTVVSPLVEQIKLASPLSDVLKAEGLLLEPIGAVLALLLLELTLGDLRGINDVFIALMQRLGGGVVIGLSAGWLLSEILKKIKNEASFGIELQVTLGFIFLVYGTCEYFLPESGLPASVAAGFIVGKREVIDKERLDNLIGELAQLAITVLFPLLAADVSWGELSPLGWGGIVCVFMLMVIVRPISIWIATMGRELDLKEKVFLAWLAPRGIVTAAVASLFSIRLEQAGILGAGRLQGLVFLTILMTVGIQGLTAKPLASRLELGQKNNFD; from the coding sequence ATGACGCCTGAAAGGCTTGGATTACTTTGGGGAATAACTGTATTTGCAGGTGCTTGTGCTCGATTATTTTCTTCTTTTACGGGATTCCCAAGTGTTGTTATTTTATTAGTTTCTGGATTATTTATTGGCAGATCAGGTTTAGGACTTGTTGAGCCTTTAGATCTTGGACAAGGACTTGAAACTATCGTAGGGCTTTTAGTCTGTTTGGTTCTATTTGAAGGGGGGCTAAATTTAAAATTGCCTGAGGGGAATATAAGAAATACTGTTTTGAAAATCTCATTGGTTAGACTTTTTATTTCATTATCAGCTGGAATTTTTATTGCTCATTGGTTGGCAGGCCTTTCATGGCAAGTTGCAGGAATATATAGTGCCATAGTTTTAGCTACTGGACCAACAGTTGTCTCTCCATTAGTTGAACAAATAAAATTAGCTTCCCCATTGTCGGATGTTCTAAAAGCTGAGGGGTTGTTACTTGAACCAATTGGTGCAGTGCTAGCATTGTTACTTTTAGAACTGACTTTGGGGGATCTGCGCGGGATTAATGATGTATTTATTGCATTAATGCAAAGATTAGGGGGCGGAGTTGTAATTGGATTAAGTGCTGGTTGGTTGCTATCAGAAATTTTAAAAAAAATAAAAAATGAAGCATCATTTGGTATAGAGCTTCAAGTTACCCTTGGATTTATTTTTCTTGTTTATGGAACTTGCGAATATTTTTTGCCAGAATCAGGCTTGCCTGCCTCTGTTGCAGCGGGTTTTATTGTAGGTAAAAGAGAAGTAATAGATAAAGAGAGATTGGATAATCTAATAGGTGAATTAGCTCAATTAGCAATAACAGTTCTTTTCCCTCTTTTGGCAGCTGACGTTTCTTGGGGTGAATTAAGTCCGCTAGGTTGGGGAGGGATTGTTTGCGTTTTTATGTTGATGGTAATTGTCCGTCCTATCTCTATCTGGATAGCAACAATGGGAAGAGAATTAGACTTGAAAGAAAAAGTATTTTTAGCCTGGTTAGCCCCAAGAGGTATTGTTACTGCAGCGGTGGCCTCTCTTTTTTCTATAAGATTAGAACAGGCTGGTATTCTTGGTGCTGGACGTCTTCAAGGTTTAGTGTTTCTTACTATATTAATGACAGTAGGAATACAGGGTCTTACAGCAAAACCTTTAGCGAGTCGACTTGAATTAGGCCAAAAAAATAATTTTGATTGA
- a CDS encoding Photosystem I reaction center subunit III encodes MKFFFSIITSVFLFLGITTSALAANGPALNADRASTEFTATALTKCSENPKFIERANSATTQKDIARFERYGKASCGDDGLPHLIIGPPLEPWGALLNRGHEGDLLIPGVLFIYIAGIIGWSGREYLIESKKTKNPADLEIIIDLDLARKCLIKGAQWPLLANKQGRNGDLREKDNNITLNGPR; translated from the coding sequence ATGAAATTCTTTTTTTCAATCATAACCTCGGTTTTTCTGTTCCTTGGAATTACTACATCTGCTCTAGCTGCAAATGGCCCTGCCTTAAACGCAGACAGAGCTAGCACAGAATTCACTGCAACAGCACTCACAAAATGCTCTGAAAACCCTAAATTCATTGAAAGAGCAAATTCTGCAACTACTCAAAAAGATATAGCAAGATTTGAAAGGTATGGAAAAGCATCATGCGGAGATGATGGTCTTCCACATTTAATTATTGGACCTCCACTTGAGCCATGGGGAGCTCTTTTAAATAGAGGCCATGAGGGAGATTTACTTATTCCAGGAGTATTATTCATTTACATTGCTGGGATTATAGGCTGGTCTGGGAGAGAGTATTTAATTGAATCAAAAAAGACTAAGAATCCAGCAGATCTTGAGATCATTATTGATCTTGACTTAGCCAGAAAATGTCTTATAAAAGGTGCACAATGGCCTCTTCTTGCTAATAAACAAGGCAGAAATGGGGATTTAAGAGAAAAAGACAATAATATTACACTTAATGGTCCTCGCTAA
- a CDS encoding DUF814 domain-containing protein, with the protein MDITSIRSVLHYLTKNILPTKFETAQQPEPNTIQLCFRGVNCQTWLEVSWNGESPRILKINKPEKIGRESTLSKQIRYGLRYMALISIDQDDFERVIKFGFAKKPGDEISKYLIFELMGKHSNIFYLDNKHKIIAVGKQIKSNQSSFRTISTGSIYVNPPVNLKKQPREDESFQSWKESISTVPESLKFSLINTYQGVSPILTKQLEVVSKTDNPEIMGKNIDFISDSDLKEIFKNWKIWINRFKNNNFNFSTFNKDFYCVWFFDKEINCENKIDLCTSLENYYDYHLKQKKLELLEKKIEGIIFKQTNTEKKNLNIQYDLLTKSENYEIYKEKADNIFSSHEIKKQDIIKGQKLYKKSKKLKRSRELIKERLNIYKTNIERLDEFTTLLENLNSLNHERLFMRIKLLEEIMEEICNEFNINIKKQREDQKSTYEIESSPIQVDTPTGLKLQVGRNMRQNDLISFKFSKKGDLWFHAQESPGSHVVLKSSSQVASEQDLQIAADLAALFSKAKRNIKVPINLVKIKDLQKIKNGGPGCVSFKNGEIIWGNPTRGEDYIKKNFKTVI; encoded by the coding sequence ATGGATATTACATCTATTAGATCTGTCTTGCATTATTTGACAAAGAACATCTTACCTACAAAGTTTGAGACTGCCCAACAACCAGAGCCTAATACAATTCAATTATGTTTCAGAGGAGTTAATTGTCAAACTTGGTTGGAAGTTTCATGGAATGGTGAATCTCCTAGAATTCTAAAAATAAATAAGCCGGAAAAAATTGGAAGAGAAAGTACACTTTCTAAACAAATAAGATACGGATTAAGATATATGGCTTTAATTTCGATTGATCAAGATGATTTCGAAAGAGTCATAAAATTTGGTTTTGCAAAAAAACCTGGAGATGAAATTAGTAAGTATTTAATTTTTGAGTTAATGGGAAAGCATAGTAATATTTTTTATTTGGATAATAAACATAAAATCATCGCAGTTGGTAAACAAATTAAATCAAACCAATCTAGTTTTAGAACAATATCAACAGGATCAATTTATGTTAACCCTCCAGTAAATCTTAAAAAACAACCTAGAGAAGATGAGTCTTTTCAGTCATGGAAAGAATCAATTTCAACAGTACCTGAGTCTTTGAAATTCAGTTTAATAAATACCTACCAAGGAGTAAGCCCTATCCTCACAAAACAATTAGAGGTTGTTAGCAAAACTGACAATCCGGAAATAATGGGAAAAAATATAGATTTCATTAGCGATTCAGACTTAAAGGAGATATTTAAAAATTGGAAGATTTGGATAAATCGGTTTAAAAATAATAACTTTAACTTTTCTACATTCAACAAAGATTTTTATTGCGTTTGGTTTTTCGATAAGGAAATTAATTGCGAAAATAAAATAGATTTATGCACAAGCTTAGAGAATTATTATGATTATCATCTGAAACAAAAAAAACTTGAATTATTGGAAAAAAAAATTGAAGGGATAATTTTTAAACAGACTAATACTGAGAAAAAGAATTTAAATATTCAATATGATCTTCTTACAAAATCAGAAAACTACGAGATATATAAAGAAAAAGCTGATAATATATTCTCTTCACATGAAATTAAAAAACAAGACATTATAAAGGGACAAAAACTATATAAAAAATCAAAAAAACTAAAGAGATCTAGAGAATTAATTAAAGAAAGACTAAATATTTACAAAACAAATATAGAGAGATTAGACGAATTCACTACGCTTCTAGAAAATTTAAATTCTTTAAATCATGAAAGACTTTTTATGAGAATCAAACTGCTTGAAGAAATTATGGAAGAAATTTGTAACGAGTTTAATATCAATATCAAGAAGCAAAGAGAAGATCAGAAAAGTACATATGAGATAGAGTCTTCACCAATTCAAGTTGACACTCCCACAGGATTAAAGCTTCAGGTAGGGCGAAATATGAGGCAAAATGACTTAATAAGCTTTAAGTTCTCAAAAAAAGGCGATTTATGGTTTCATGCACAGGAATCACCAGGCAGTCATGTAGTTTTGAAGTCTTCATCTCAAGTAGCATCTGAACAAGATCTTCAAATAGCTGCAGATTTAGCTGCTTTATTTAGTAAGGCAAAAAGAAACATTAAAGTTCCAATTAATTTAGTAAAAATTAAAGATTTGCAAAAAATCAAAAACGGAGGACCGGGTTGCGTTTCCTTTAAAAATGGAGAAATTATTTGGGGAAATCCTACAAGAGGAGAAGATTACATTAAAAAAAATTTTAAAACAGTAATTTAG
- a CDS encoding high light inducible protein has product MNKQPKFEIKETKNFVDKKELNLWKRGFTPQAEIWNGRMATVGIGIIFIIIALISQFS; this is encoded by the coding sequence ATGAACAAACAACCTAAATTCGAGATTAAAGAGACAAAAAACTTTGTTGATAAAAAGGAACTGAATTTGTGGAAAAGAGGTTTTACCCCTCAAGCTGAAATATGGAATGGAAGAATGGCAACTGTTGGTATAGGAATAATTTTTATTATTATTGCTTTAATAAGCCAATTTTCTTAA
- the gmk gene encoding guanylate kinase gives MKNQRKLIILTGPSGVGKGTVVKEILGKEKNFWLSISATTREPREGEKDGENYYFLNQEKFKEMIEQNLFLEWAQFAGNYYGTPLSSVNEKIKKGFTVLLEIEVEGARQIKNKFPNSQSIFLLPPDKEELERRIRNRGTEKEEAIKKRLSRANYEISVSNEFDFALTNHNVDETAKKIIKLIKT, from the coding sequence ATGAAAAATCAAAGAAAACTTATTATCCTCACTGGACCCAGCGGGGTGGGTAAAGGAACAGTTGTTAAAGAAATATTAGGTAAAGAAAAAAATTTTTGGCTTTCAATATCTGCAACTACTAGAGAACCTAGAGAGGGAGAGAAGGACGGAGAAAATTATTATTTCTTAAACCAAGAAAAGTTTAAAGAAATGATTGAACAAAACCTTTTCCTTGAATGGGCTCAATTTGCTGGAAACTACTATGGAACGCCTTTGTCTTCTGTTAATGAGAAAATAAAAAAGGGATTTACCGTACTACTTGAAATTGAAGTAGAGGGTGCAAGGCAAATAAAAAATAAGTTTCCTAATTCACAGTCAATATTTTTACTTCCTCCGGATAAAGAAGAGTTAGAGAGAAGAATAAGAAATAGAGGTACAGAAAAAGAAGAGGCAATTAAAAAAAGACTCTCAAGGGCTAATTATGAGATTTCAGTATCAAATGAATTTGATTTTGCATTAACAAATCACAATGTTGATGAAACAGCAAAAAAAATAATCAAGTTAATAAAAACTTGA
- the map gene encoding type I methionyl aminopeptidase, with amino-acid sequence MRHFADLLLNKNNSKANDQVPFIQRRRGIEIKSSREINLMKKSSRIVATVLREINDLIKPGMSTKDLDDFAEKRIKSFGAVPSFKGYHGFPSSICSSINNEVVHGIPSKNKIIKNGDLVKIDTGAYLDGFHGDSCISICVGEVSPKAQKLSDIAFKALYAGLSKIKAGNTLLDVAGEIEDVVVKNGFSVVEDYTGHGVGRNLHEEPSVFNFRTKELPNVVLREGMTLAVEPIVNEGTKFCKTLNDRWTVITNDGKLSAQWEHTIVVLKDGIEILTDRDF; translated from the coding sequence ATGAGACATTTTGCAGATCTTTTGTTAAATAAAAATAATTCCAAAGCTAATGATCAAGTTCCTTTTATACAGAGGAGAAGAGGAATCGAAATAAAGTCTTCACGTGAAATAAATTTGATGAAAAAATCTAGCAGAATTGTAGCCACTGTTTTAAGAGAAATTAATGACTTAATTAAACCTGGAATGAGTACAAAAGATTTAGATGATTTTGCAGAAAAGAGGATAAAAAGTTTTGGTGCTGTGCCTAGTTTCAAGGGCTACCATGGATTCCCTTCCAGTATTTGTTCTAGTATTAATAATGAGGTTGTCCACGGTATTCCAAGTAAAAATAAAATAATTAAAAATGGTGACTTGGTTAAAATTGATACAGGGGCATATTTAGATGGTTTCCATGGAGATAGTTGTATATCAATTTGCGTAGGAGAAGTTAGTCCAAAGGCTCAAAAACTTAGTGATATAGCTTTTAAAGCATTGTATGCGGGGCTTTCGAAAATCAAGGCAGGGAATACACTTCTAGATGTGGCTGGGGAAATCGAAGACGTTGTTGTAAAAAATGGCTTTAGTGTTGTAGAAGATTATACAGGTCATGGAGTTGGACGAAATCTTCATGAAGAACCATCGGTATTTAATTTCAGGACCAAAGAATTGCCTAATGTCGTCCTTCGCGAAGGGATGACATTAGCGGTGGAACCTATTGTTAATGAAGGGACTAAATTTTGTAAAACATTAAATGATAGATGGACCGTAATAACAAATGATGGAAAATTATCGGCTCAATGGGAGCATACAATAGTTGTTTTAAAAGATGGTATTGAAATATTGACAGATAGAGATTTCTAG
- the rplS gene encoding 50S ribosomal protein L19, with protein MEEFEKEQLKKELPEIYVGDTVKVGVKITEGNKERVQPYEGVVIAKRHGGINQTITVRRIFQGIGVERVFMLHSPQVASLKVERRGKVRRAKLFYLRDRVGKATRVKQRFDR; from the coding sequence ATTGAGGAATTTGAAAAAGAACAATTAAAAAAAGAATTACCTGAAATATATGTTGGGGACACTGTTAAAGTTGGAGTGAAAATTACAGAAGGTAATAAAGAAAGAGTCCAACCCTATGAAGGCGTTGTCATAGCAAAAAGACATGGAGGAATTAACCAAACTATTACAGTTAGAAGAATTTTTCAGGGTATAGGTGTTGAAAGAGTATTTATGCTACATAGTCCACAGGTTGCCTCTCTAAAAGTTGAACGTAGAGGTAAAGTAAGAAGAGCTAAGTTATTCTATCTGAGAGATAGAGTAGGAAAAGCTACTCGCGTAAAACAACGCTTTGATCGATAA
- a CDS encoding PepSY domain-containing protein yields the protein MKTLFNSRQFHKALAPWIFLPLFISSITGLLYRVSKDLLGYSREQVHWLMSLHEGEWLGDNGELIYVILNSLGVLWMLVTGFQMFSKTISFTKKVTKGESKG from the coding sequence ATGAAAACTTTATTTAATTCTAGGCAATTTCATAAGGCTTTGGCGCCCTGGATTTTTCTTCCATTATTTATATCTTCAATAACTGGCCTTCTTTATAGGGTTTCCAAAGATTTACTGGGTTACTCTAGAGAACAAGTTCATTGGTTAATGTCTCTCCATGAGGGCGAATGGCTTGGAGATAATGGAGAACTTATATACGTAATATTGAATTCCCTTGGAGTTTTATGGATGCTCGTCACAGGATTCCAAATGTTTTCAAAAACAATTTCATTTACCAAAAAGGTTACTAAAGGCGAGTCAAAAGGTTAA
- a CDS encoding glutamate--tRNA ligase encodes MEKRLRLAPSPTGLFHIGTARTALFNWLYAQKIGGKFLIRIEDTDFIRSKSEYTKNILEGLKWLGLKWDEEPIKQSDRISIHKSYIKKLLECGAAYRCFTSEDEISELREEQKKKGLPPKHDNRHRSLSKEEIETFISQGRTSVIRFKIDEKIDIKWVDQIRGEIKWQGKDLGGDLVLSRRAEGYEIGDPLYNLAVVVDDNFMNITHVVRGEDHISNTAKQILIYKALNFNLPTFSHTPLILNSEGKKLSKRDCVTSIDEFREMGYLPEALSNYMAFLGWSPKSAEREILSLEEISEIFDLSEINKAGAKFSWEKLNWINSQYIKNMETTKLIEIIRKYWDDNGWEPPSQEWANKLLILIRDSMTLLKDSIDQSKPFFLIPTIQKEGQDFLENRESKLSLKLILNYLIEKNTIKLNKENVKEIINEISKKHNIKKGILMKSLRVAFFGSLSGPDLIQSWELFAETKTDRTRIERCL; translated from the coding sequence TTGGAAAAACGTTTAAGACTAGCGCCGAGTCCAACGGGTTTATTTCATATTGGGACAGCGCGAACAGCACTATTCAATTGGTTGTATGCACAAAAAATAGGTGGAAAATTTCTCATCAGAATAGAAGATACAGATTTTATTCGATCTAAATCTGAATATACAAAAAATATATTAGAGGGCTTGAAATGGCTTGGACTTAAATGGGATGAAGAACCTATAAAGCAAAGTGACCGAATTTCGATTCACAAAAGTTATATCAAAAAACTATTGGAATGTGGAGCTGCATATAGGTGCTTTACCTCAGAAGATGAAATATCTGAATTGAGAGAAGAACAAAAAAAGAAAGGATTACCTCCAAAGCATGATAATAGACACAGAAGTCTTTCAAAAGAAGAAATAGAAACATTCATATCCCAAGGGCGGACTTCAGTAATAAGATTTAAGATTGATGAAAAAATTGATATAAAATGGGTAGATCAGATAAGAGGCGAAATCAAATGGCAAGGGAAGGATTTGGGCGGTGATTTGGTTTTATCAAGAAGGGCTGAGGGATATGAGATTGGTGATCCTTTGTATAATCTTGCAGTTGTAGTTGATGATAATTTCATGAATATTACTCACGTTGTAAGGGGTGAAGACCATATCTCGAACACTGCAAAACAAATATTGATTTATAAAGCATTAAATTTTAATTTACCAACTTTTTCGCATACACCTTTAATACTAAATAGCGAAGGGAAAAAATTATCTAAGAGAGATTGCGTTACTTCAATCGACGAATTTAGAGAAATGGGATATTTACCTGAGGCCCTATCGAACTATATGGCATTCTTAGGTTGGTCTCCAAAATCTGCCGAAAGAGAAATACTTTCACTTGAAGAGATATCTGAAATTTTTGACTTATCAGAAATAAATAAAGCTGGAGCCAAATTTAGTTGGGAAAAACTCAACTGGATTAATTCTCAATATATAAAAAATATGGAAACAACAAAGTTGATTGAGATCATTAGAAAATACTGGGATGACAATGGGTGGGAGCCGCCATCTCAAGAATGGGCTAATAAATTATTAATTTTGATTAGAGACTCTATGACTCTTTTAAAAGATTCAATTGATCAATCAAAACCATTTTTCTTAATACCTACTATTCAAAAAGAAGGTCAAGATTTTCTTGAAAACCGGGAAAGCAAATTATCTTTAAAACTAATCTTAAATTATTTAATTGAGAAAAATACTATAAAACTAAACAAAGAGAACGTCAAAGAAATAATAAACGAAATCTCAAAAAAGCATAATATTAAAAAAGGAATATTAATGAAATCATTAAGAGTAGCCTTTTTTGGATCTCTCAGTGGGCCAGATTTAATTCAAAGTTGGGAGCTTTTCGCAGAGACTAAAACTGATAGAACTCGAATTGAAAGATGTCTTTAA
- a CDS encoding NAD-dependent epimerase/dehydratase family protein, with the protein MINSIKKEKTIGITGASGTLGRELTKLFRQKGYKVIGFTHSKTGSEVDLESPNEWIKWECGKESKLKKHLKKIDILILNHGIYNLSRENANYENSIEINALSKFKILNLFEDIALTSDSLIKKEIWINTSEAELLPALNPSYEISKSLIGQLVSFKKNLLDKNTKKKLIIKKIILGPFKSELNPIGIMSPKFVSKKIYDFANSKNYLIIISPNPLTYLLFPLKEFFNFLYCQIIYRYKS; encoded by the coding sequence ATGATAAATTCTATTAAAAAAGAAAAAACTATCGGAATTACAGGAGCTTCTGGAACGCTAGGAAGAGAATTAACGAAATTATTTCGTCAAAAAGGATATAAAGTGATTGGATTTACTCATAGTAAAACTGGATCTGAGGTAGATCTTGAATCTCCTAATGAATGGATTAAATGGGAATGTGGGAAAGAATCTAAATTAAAAAAGCATCTAAAAAAAATAGATATTTTAATTTTGAACCATGGAATTTATAATCTGAGTAGAGAAAATGCTAATTATGAAAATTCAATAGAAATAAATGCATTAAGCAAATTCAAAATTTTAAATTTATTTGAAGATATTGCTCTAACCAGTGATTCACTAATAAAAAAAGAAATTTGGATAAACACATCTGAAGCAGAACTATTACCGGCCCTAAATCCGTCATATGAGATTAGTAAATCTCTTATTGGTCAATTAGTTTCTTTCAAAAAAAATCTTCTAGACAAAAACACCAAGAAAAAATTAATAATAAAGAAGATCATTTTAGGGCCTTTTAAATCAGAACTAAATCCTATCGGAATAATGAGTCCAAAATTTGTTTCAAAAAAAATTTATGATTTTGCCAACTCAAAAAATTATTTAATAATAATTAGTCCAAACCCTTTGACATATTTACTTTTCCCACTGAAAGAATTCTTTAATTTTTTATATTGCCAAATTATCTATAGGTACAAATCTTAG